Proteins from a genomic interval of Pseudomonas silesiensis:
- the aroK gene encoding shikimate kinase AroK, with protein sequence MRNLILVGPMGAGKSTIGRLLAKELRLPFKDSDKEIELRTGANIPWIFDKEGEPGFRDREQAMIAELCGCDGVVLATGGGAVMREANRRALHAGGRVVYLHASVEQQVGRTSRDRNRPLLRTADPAKTLRDLLAIRDPLYREIADLVVETDERPPRMVVLDILERLQQLPPR encoded by the coding sequence GTGCGAAATTTGATTCTTGTTGGACCGATGGGGGCTGGAAAAAGCACCATCGGCCGTTTGCTGGCCAAAGAGCTGCGCCTGCCGTTCAAGGATTCCGATAAGGAAATTGAATTGCGCACGGGCGCCAATATCCCGTGGATTTTCGATAAGGAAGGCGAGCCGGGCTTTCGTGATCGCGAGCAGGCGATGATTGCCGAGCTGTGCGGCTGCGATGGTGTGGTGCTGGCGACCGGTGGCGGCGCGGTGATGCGCGAAGCCAATCGTCGGGCGCTGCATGCCGGTGGTCGGGTGGTTTACCTGCATGCCTCCGTCGAACAGCAGGTCGGTCGCACCTCGCGTGACCGCAATCGACCCCTGCTGCGCACTGCCGATCCGGCCAAGACTCTTCGGGACCTGCTGGCGATTCGCGATCCGCTTTATCGGGAAATCGCTGATCTGGTAGTGGAAACCGATGAGCGCCCGCCGCGAATGGTGGTGCTTGATATTCTCGAGCGTTTGCAACAGCTGCCTCCCCGTTAA
- the aroB gene encoding 3-dehydroquinate synthase — protein MQTLKVDLGERSYPIHIGEGLLDQPELLAPHIRGRQVAIISNETVAPLYLERLTRSLAPFSVISVVLPDGEAFKTWETLQLIFDGLLTARHDRRTTVIALGGGVIGDMAGFAAACYQRGVDFIQVPTTLLSQVDSSVGGKTGINHPLGKNMVGAFYQPNVVLIDTATLNTLPARELSAGLAEVIKYGLICDEPFLTWLEENVDRLRALDQVALTYAIERSCAAKAAVVGADEKETGVRATLNLGHTFGHAIETHMGYGVWLHGEAVAAGTVMALQMSALLGWISEQERDRGIRLFQRAGLPVIPPEEMTEADFLEHMAIDKKVIDGRLRLVLLRHMGEAVVTDDYPKEVLQATLGADYRALAQLKG, from the coding sequence ATGCAGACACTCAAGGTCGATCTAGGCGAGCGCAGCTACCCGATTCATATTGGCGAAGGTTTGTTGGATCAGCCTGAGCTGCTGGCCCCGCATATCCGCGGACGGCAAGTGGCGATTATCTCCAACGAAACCGTTGCGCCGCTCTATCTCGAGCGTCTGACCCGCAGCCTCGCACCGTTCTCGGTCATTTCCGTGGTACTGCCCGACGGCGAAGCCTTCAAGACCTGGGAAACCCTGCAGCTTATATTCGACGGCCTGCTGACCGCGCGCCACGACCGTCGCACCACGGTGATTGCCCTCGGTGGCGGCGTCATTGGCGACATGGCCGGTTTTGCCGCCGCCTGTTACCAGCGCGGCGTCGATTTCATCCAGGTCCCGACCACCTTGCTGTCGCAAGTCGACTCGTCGGTGGGCGGCAAGACCGGCATCAATCATCCGTTGGGCAAGAACATGGTCGGTGCCTTCTATCAGCCGAACGTGGTGCTGATCGATACCGCCACCCTCAATACCCTGCCGGCCCGCGAGCTGTCCGCCGGGCTTGCTGAAGTCATCAAGTACGGGCTGATCTGCGACGAGCCGTTCCTGACCTGGCTCGAAGAAAACGTCGATCGCCTGCGCGCCCTTGATCAGGTCGCCCTGACCTACGCCATCGAGCGTTCCTGCGCGGCCAAGGCGGCGGTAGTCGGTGCCGACGAGAAGGAAACCGGCGTTCGTGCCACGTTGAACCTGGGCCACACCTTCGGTCACGCCATCGAAACCCATATGGGCTATGGTGTCTGGCTGCATGGTGAAGCGGTCGCTGCTGGCACCGTAATGGCTCTGCAGATGTCCGCACTGCTGGGCTGGATCAGCGAGCAGGAGCGCGATCGCGGCATCCGCCTGTTCCAGCGCGCCGGCCTGCCGGTCATTCCGCCTGAAGAGATGACTGAAGCCGATTTTCTCGAACACATGGCAATAGACAAGAAAGTGATCGACGGCCGTTTACGCCTGGTGCTGCTGCGCCACATGGGCGAAGCGGTGGTGACCGACGATTATCCGAAAGAGGTTTTACAGGCCACGCTGGGAGCGGACTACCGCGCCCTGGCTCAGCTTAAAGGTTAA
- a CDS encoding AAA family ATPase, protein MTSLHADEAFLGHYQLSHDPFAPRVPGFKFFPAQRKPVLGQLHHLARYSQLLLVVTGPQGSGKTLLRQALVASTNKQTVQSVVVSARGAGDATGVLKQVAQALNVAQPEIGAILAQVVQLALTGQEVYLLVDDAEQLDESALEALMALATGAPEGRPHVFLFGESSLIAQLDALTLEEERFHVIELQPYTEEETREYMDQRLEGAGRGIELFTAKQISDIHESSDGWPGTINQVARDAMIEAMIASRSAVKRPTMGFNMPKKHVLAISAVVVVAVAAAWLMPGRSKAPTTGAPANEQAQQQPGQGAPQTDGSAPAMEFNGNSQPMPLPLVGNSQPVMRGPLAEAAGGITEGDDGVPVEGSSATPPTVTTTAPPAGVQPGPAPTPAAKPAPAPTQVATAKPAPAPAAKPAPVPAKPVAAAPAKPADKPVTVAKAAGGTWYAGQAPTNYVVQILGTSSEASAQNFVKEQGGEYRYFKKVLNGKPLYVITYGSFANRDAALSAIKALPAKVQAGKPWPRTVASVQQELAATR, encoded by the coding sequence ATGACTAGTTTGCATGCCGACGAGGCTTTCCTCGGCCATTACCAGTTGAGCCATGACCCTTTTGCTCCGCGGGTGCCTGGCTTCAAATTTTTCCCGGCCCAGCGCAAACCGGTGTTGGGACAACTGCATCACCTGGCACGCTATAGCCAGTTGCTGCTGGTGGTCACCGGTCCGCAAGGCAGTGGCAAGACCCTGTTGCGTCAAGCCCTGGTGGCCAGTACCAACAAGCAGACGGTGCAGAGCGTGGTGGTATCCGCCCGTGGTGCCGGTGATGCAACCGGCGTGCTAAAGCAGGTGGCCCAGGCGCTGAACGTTGCACAGCCGGAGATCGGTGCGATTCTGGCTCAAGTGGTGCAACTGGCGCTCACGGGGCAGGAGGTCTACCTGCTGGTGGATGATGCCGAGCAACTGGACGAGTCCGCGCTGGAGGCCTTGATGGCCCTGGCGACGGGCGCGCCGGAAGGGCGTCCCCATGTGTTCCTGTTCGGCGAGTCCTCGCTGATTGCGCAGCTTGATGCGTTGACCCTTGAGGAAGAGCGTTTCCACGTCATCGAGTTGCAGCCGTACACCGAAGAAGAAACCCGGGAATATATGGACCAGCGGCTCGAGGGCGCCGGTCGCGGTATCGAACTTTTCACCGCAAAACAGATCTCTGATATTCACGAAAGCTCCGACGGTTGGCCTGGCACCATCAACCAGGTTGCCCGCGATGCAATGATCGAAGCCATGATTGCCAGCCGCTCAGCGGTCAAGCGTCCAACTATGGGGTTCAATATGCCGAAGAAACACGTATTGGCGATATCCGCCGTCGTCGTGGTCGCGGTAGCCGCCGCCTGGCTGATGCCGGGTCGCAGCAAAGCACCGACCACTGGCGCGCCTGCCAACGAGCAGGCGCAACAGCAGCCTGGTCAGGGCGCGCCGCAAACTGATGGCAGCGCTCCGGCCATGGAGTTCAACGGTAATTCGCAACCGATGCCGTTACCGCTGGTCGGTAACTCGCAACCGGTCATGCGCGGTCCCCTGGCCGAAGCGGCCGGCGGCATCACCGAAGGCGACGACGGCGTGCCGGTAGAGGGTTCCAGCGCTACGCCGCCGACCGTGACCACGACTGCGCCGCCTGCCGGCGTCCAGCCAGGTCCGGCGCCGACACCGGCCGCCAAACCAGCGCCTGCGCCGACTCAGGTCGCAACGGCCAAGCCTGCCCCGGCGCCTGCGGCGAAACCGGCCCCGGTGCCCGCCAAGCCAGTTGCTGCTGCACCCGCCAAGCCTGCCGACAAGCCAGTCACCGTGGCCAAAGCCGCCGGCGGCACCTGGTACGCCGGGCAAGCGCCGACCAACTACGTGGTGCAGATCCTCGGCACCAGCTCCGAAGCGTCTGCGCAAAACTTCGTGAAAGAGCAGGGCGGCGAGTACCGTTATTTCAAGAAAGTGCTCAACGGCAAGCCGCTTTACGTCATCACCTATGGTAGCTTCGCCAATCGCGATGCAGCCCTTAGCGCCATCAAGGCCTTGCCAGCGAAGGTTCAGGCTGGTAAACCTTGGCCTCGCACTGTCGCCAGCGTCCAACAGGAGCTGGCAGCAACTCGCTGA
- the gltB gene encoding glutamate synthase large subunit — protein MKAGLYQPDEFKDNCGFGLIAHMQGEPSHTLLQTAVEALTCMTHRGGINADGKTGDGCGLLIQKPDVFLRAIAQETFGVALPKQYAVGMVFFNQDPVKAEAARENMNREILAEGLTLVGWRKVPIDTSVLGRLALERLPQIEQVYIGGEGLSDQDMAIKLFSARRRSSVANAADVDHYICSFSHKTIIYKGLMMPADLTAFYPDLSDERLQTSICVFHQRFSTNTLPKWPLAQPFRFLAHNGEINTITGNRNWAQARRTKFTNDLMDLEELGPLVNRVGSDSSSMDNMLELMVTGGIDLFRGVRMIIPPAWQNVETMDPDLRAFYEYNSMHMEPWDGPAGVVMTDGRYAVCLLDRNGLRPARWVTTKNGFITLASEIGVWNYQPEDVIAKGRVGPGQIFAVDTETGQILDTDAIDNRLKSRHPYKQWLRKNALRIQATMEDNDHGSAFYDVDQLKQYMKMYQVTFEERDQVLRPLGEQGYEAVGSMGDDTPMAVLSQRVRTPYDYFRQQFAQVTNPPIDPLREAIVMSLEICLGAERNIFQESPEHASRVILSSPVISPAKWRSLMNLDRPGFERQIIDLNYDESVGLETAVRNVADQAEEAVRAGRTLIVLSDRHIAPGKLPIHASLATGAVHHRLTEKGLRCDSNILVETATARDPHHFAVLIGFGASAVYPFLAYEVLGDLIRTGEVLGDLYEVFKNYRKGITKGLLKILSKMGISTIASYRGAQLFEAIGLSEEVCDLSFRGVPSRIKGARFVDIEAEQKALAAEAWSPRKPIQQGGLLKFVHGGEYHAYNPDVVNTLQAAVQQGDYGKFKEYTALVDNRPVSMIRDLLKVKTLDTPLDISEIEPLESVLKRFDSAGISLGALSPEAHEALAEAMNRLGARSNSGEGGEDPARYGTIKSSKIKQVATGRFGVTPEYLVNAEVLQIKVAQGAKPGEGGQLPGGKVNGLIAKLRYAVPGVTLISPPPHHDIYSIEDLSQLIFDLKQVNPKALVSVKLVAEAGVGTIAAGVAKAYADLITISGYDGGTGASPLTSIKYAGAPWELGLAETHQTLRGNDLRGKVRVQTDGGLKTGLDVIKAAILGAESFGFGTAPMIALGCKYLRICHLNNCATGVATQNEKLRKDHYIGTVDMVVNFFTYVAEETREWLAKLGVRSLEELIGRTDLLDILEGQTAKQNHLDLTPLLGSDHIPADKPQFCQVERNPPFDKGLLAEKMVDLATSAINDMSGADFALDICNCDRSIGARISGEIARKYGNQGMASAPITFRFNGTAGQSFGVWNAGGLNMYLEGDANDYVGKGMTGGKLVIVPPKGSVYKTQDSAIIGNTCLYGATGGKLFAAGTAGERFAVRNSGAHTVVEGTGDHCCEYMTGGFVCVLGKTGYNFGSGMTGGFAYVLDQDNSFVDRVNHELVEIQRISGEAMEAYRSHLQRVLNEYVEETDSEWGRNLAENLDDYLRRFWLVKPKAANLKSLLSSTRANPQ, from the coding sequence ATGAAAGCAGGTCTGTACCAACCAGATGAATTCAAGGATAACTGCGGTTTCGGCCTGATAGCCCATATGCAGGGCGAGCCCAGTCATACCCTTTTGCAAACGGCCGTCGAGGCCCTGACCTGCATGACCCACCGCGGTGGGATCAACGCCGACGGCAAGACCGGTGACGGTTGCGGTCTGCTGATTCAAAAGCCGGACGTGTTCCTGCGAGCCATCGCCCAGGAAACGTTCGGCGTCGCATTACCCAAGCAATATGCCGTGGGCATGGTGTTCTTCAATCAGGACCCGGTCAAAGCCGAAGCCGCTCGCGAGAATATGAACCGCGAGATCCTGGCCGAAGGCCTGACCCTGGTCGGCTGGCGCAAAGTGCCGATCGACACAAGCGTCCTCGGCCGCCTGGCCCTTGAGCGCCTGCCGCAGATCGAGCAGGTGTACATCGGCGGCGAAGGCCTGAGCGACCAGGACATGGCGATCAAGCTGTTCAGCGCCCGTCGTCGCTCGTCGGTGGCCAACGCCGCCGACGTCGATCACTACATCTGCAGCTTTTCCCACAAGACCATCATTTACAAAGGCCTGATGATGCCGGCGGATTTGACCGCCTTCTATCCAGACCTCAGCGACGAGCGCCTGCAAACTTCGATTTGCGTGTTCCACCAGCGCTTCTCCACCAACACCCTGCCGAAATGGCCGCTGGCTCAGCCGTTCCGCTTCCTCGCCCACAACGGCGAGATCAACACCATCACCGGCAACCGCAACTGGGCCCAGGCCCGTCGCACCAAGTTCACCAACGATCTGATGGATCTGGAAGAACTCGGCCCGCTGGTGAACCGCGTAGGTTCCGACTCCTCCAGCATGGACAACATGCTCGAGTTGATGGTCACCGGTGGCATCGACCTGTTCCGCGGTGTGCGGATGATCATTCCGCCTGCGTGGCAGAACGTCGAAACCATGGACCCGGACCTGCGGGCGTTCTACGAATACAACTCGATGCACATGGAACCGTGGGACGGCCCGGCCGGCGTGGTAATGACCGACGGTCGCTACGCGGTGTGCCTGCTCGACCGTAACGGTCTGCGTCCGGCGCGCTGGGTTACCACCAAGAACGGCTTCATCACCCTGGCCTCGGAAATCGGTGTCTGGAACTACCAGCCTGAAGACGTGATCGCCAAGGGTCGTGTCGGCCCGGGCCAGATCTTTGCCGTGGACACCGAAACCGGTCAGATCCTCGACACCGATGCCATCGACAACCGCCTGAAGTCGCGTCATCCGTACAAGCAATGGCTGCGCAAGAATGCCCTGCGCATCCAGGCGACCATGGAAGACAACGACCACGGTTCGGCGTTCTACGACGTCGATCAGCTCAAGCAATACATGAAGATGTACCAGGTCACGTTCGAAGAGCGCGACCAGGTGCTGCGTCCACTGGGCGAACAGGGCTACGAAGCCGTCGGCTCGATGGGCGACGATACGCCGATGGCCGTGCTGTCCCAGCGCGTGCGCACGCCGTACGACTATTTCCGCCAGCAGTTCGCGCAGGTGACCAACCCGCCGATCGACCCGCTGCGTGAAGCCATCGTCATGTCGCTGGAGATCTGCCTCGGTGCCGAGCGCAACATCTTCCAGGAGTCGCCGGAACACGCTTCGCGCGTGATCCTCAGCTCGCCGGTCATTTCTCCGGCCAAGTGGCGCTCGCTGATGAACCTCGATCGTCCGGGCTTCGAGCGCCAGATCATCGATCTCAACTACGACGAGAGCGTCGGCCTCGAAACTGCGGTGCGCAACGTCGCCGATCAGGCTGAAGAAGCCGTTCGCGCCGGCCGCACCCTGATCGTGCTGAGTGACCGTCACATCGCCCCTGGCAAGTTGCCGATCCACGCTTCCCTGGCCACCGGCGCGGTGCACCATCGCCTGACCGAAAAAGGCCTGCGTTGCGACTCCAACATCCTGGTGGAAACCGCAACCGCTCGTGATCCGCATCACTTCGCGGTGTTGATCGGTTTCGGCGCCTCGGCGGTCTATCCGTTCCTGGCCTACGAAGTGCTGGGCGACCTGATCCGCACCGGTGAAGTGCTGGGCGACCTTTATGAGGTGTTCAAGAACTACCGCAAAGGCATCACCAAAGGCCTGTTGAAGATCCTGTCGAAGATGGGGATCTCCACCATCGCCTCGTACCGTGGTGCTCAGCTGTTCGAAGCGATCGGCCTGTCCGAGGAAGTCTGCGACCTGAGCTTCCGTGGTGTACCGAGCCGCATCAAGGGCGCGCGTTTCGTCGACATCGAAGCCGAGCAGAAAGCGCTGGCGGCCGAAGCCTGGAGTCCGCGCAAGCCGATCCAGCAAGGCGGGCTGCTGAAGTTCGTCCACGGTGGCGAATATCACGCCTACAACCCGGACGTGGTCAACACCCTGCAAGCCGCGGTGCAGCAGGGCGACTACGGCAAGTTCAAGGAATACACGGCGCTGGTGGATAACCGCCCGGTGTCGATGATCCGCGACCTGCTCAAGGTCAAGACCCTCGACACGCCGCTGGACATCAGCGAGATCGAACCGCTGGAATCGGTGCTCAAGCGCTTCGACTCCGCGGGCATCTCCCTTGGCGCCCTGTCGCCGGAAGCCCACGAAGCCCTGGCCGAAGCCATGAACCGCCTCGGTGCGCGTTCCAACTCCGGCGAAGGCGGCGAAGACCCGGCGCGCTACGGCACCATCAAGAGCTCGAAAATCAAGCAAGTCGCGACCGGCCGTTTCGGGGTGACCCCGGAATACCTGGTCAACGCTGAAGTGCTGCAGATCAAGGTTGCCCAAGGCGCCAAGCCTGGCGAAGGTGGTCAGCTGCCGGGTGGCAAGGTCAACGGCCTGATCGCCAAGCTGCGTTATGCGGTGCCGGGCGTGACCTTGATTTCGCCACCGCCGCACCACGACATCTACTCGATCGAAGACTTGTCGCAGCTGATTTTCGACCTGAAACAAGTCAACCCGAAGGCGCTGGTTTCGGTGAAACTGGTAGCAGAAGCGGGCGTCGGCACCATCGCCGCCGGTGTGGCCAAGGCTTATGCGGACTTGATCACCATCTCCGGCTACGACGGCGGCACCGGTGCATCGCCGCTGACCTCGATCAAATACGCCGGCGCTCCATGGGAACTCGGCCTGGCCGAAACTCACCAGACCCTGCGTGGCAACGATCTGCGCGGCAAAGTCCGGGTGCAGACCGACGGCGGCCTGAAAACCGGCCTCGACGTGATCAAGGCAGCGATCCTGGGCGCTGAAAGCTTCGGCTTCGGCACCGCGCCGATGATCGCCCTGGGCTGCAAATACCTGCGTATCTGCCACCTGAACAACTGCGCCACCGGCGTCGCGACTCAGAACGAGAAGCTGCGCAAGGATCACTACATCGGTACCGTCGACATGGTGGTGAATTTCTTCACCTACGTCGCCGAAGAAACCCGTGAGTGGCTGGCGAAGCTGGGCGTGCGCTCCCTCGAAGAGCTGATCGGTCGTACCGACCTGCTGGACATCCTCGAAGGCCAGACCGCCAAGCAGAACCACCTGGACCTGACCCCGTTGCTCGGCAGCGATCACATCCCGGCAGACAAGCCCCAGTTCTGCCAGGTCGAGCGCAACCCACCGTTCGACAAAGGCTTGCTGGCAGAGAAAATGGTCGACCTGGCCACCTCGGCCATCAACGACATGAGCGGCGCCGATTTCGCCCTGGATATCTGCAACTGCGACCGTTCCATCGGCGCGCGGATCTCCGGTGAAATCGCACGCAAGTACGGCAACCAGGGCATGGCCAGCGCGCCGATCACCTTCCGCTTCAACGGGACGGCCGGTCAGAGCTTCGGTGTGTGGAACGCCGGCGGCTTGAACATGTACCTGGAAGGCGATGCCAACGACTACGTCGGCAAGGGCATGACCGGCGGCAAACTGGTCATCGTTCCGCCCAAGGGTAGCGTGTACAAGACTCAGGACAGTGCCATCATCGGCAACACCTGCCTGTACGGCGCCACCGGCGGCAAACTGTTCGCCGCCGGGACCGCGGGCGAGCGCTTCGCAGTGCGTAACTCCGGTGCTCACACCGTGGTTGAAGGCACTGGCGATCACTGCTGCGAATACATGACCGGTGGTTTCGTCTGCGTGCTGGGCAAGACCGGTTACAACTTCGGCTCAGGCATGACTGGCGGTTTCGCCTATGTGCTCGACCAGGACAACAGCTTCGTTGACCGGGTCAACCACGAACTGGTGGAAATCCAGCGGATCAGCGGTGAGGCGATGGAAGCCTATCGCAGCCACCTGCAACGCGTGCTGAACGAATACGTCGAGGAAACCGACAGCGAGTGGGGTCGTAACCTCGCCGAAAACCTCGATGACTATTTGCGTCGTTTCTGGCTGGTCAAGCCCAAGGCTGCCAACCTGAAATCGTTGCTTTCCAGCACCCGTGCCAACCCGCAGTGA
- a CDS encoding FAD-dependent oxidoreductase produces the protein MAERLNNDFQFIDVGRKDPKKKLLRQRKKEFVEIYEPFKPQHSADQAHRCLGCGNPYCEWKCPVHNFIPNWLKLVAEGNILQAAELSHQTNTLPEVCGRVCPQDRLCEGACTLNDGFGAVTIGSVEKYITDTAFAMGWRPDMSKVKPTGKRVAIIGAGPAGLGCADVLVRGGVTPVVFDKNPEIGGLLTFGIPEFKLEKTVLSNRREVFTGMGIEFRLNTEVGKDVTVEQLLEEYDAVFMGMGTYTYMKGGFAGEDLPGVHDALDFLIANVNRNLGFEKSPEDFVDMKGKKVVVLGGGDTAMDCNRTSIRQGAKSVTCAYRRDEANMPGSRKEVKNAKEEGVKFLYNRQPIAIVGEDRVEGVKVVETRLGEPDARGRRSPEPIPGSEEIIPADAVVIAFGFRPSPAPWFEQFSIQTDSQGRVVAPEQGQYKHQTSNPKIFAGGDMVRGSDLVVTAIFEGRNAAEGILDYLGV, from the coding sequence ATGGCTGAACGTCTGAATAACGACTTCCAGTTCATCGATGTCGGGCGCAAGGATCCGAAGAAGAAACTGTTGCGTCAACGCAAGAAAGAGTTCGTGGAAATCTACGAACCCTTCAAACCCCAGCATTCGGCCGATCAGGCCCACCGCTGCCTGGGTTGCGGTAACCCGTATTGCGAATGGAAGTGCCCGGTGCACAACTTCATTCCGAACTGGCTGAAACTGGTGGCCGAGGGCAACATCCTCCAGGCCGCCGAGCTGTCGCACCAGACCAACACCCTGCCGGAAGTGTGCGGCCGGGTGTGCCCGCAGGATCGTCTGTGCGAGGGTGCCTGCACCCTCAACGACGGCTTCGGCGCGGTGACCATCGGTTCGGTCGAGAAGTACATCACCGATACCGCGTTCGCCATGGGCTGGCGCCCGGACATGTCCAAGGTCAAGCCGACCGGCAAGCGTGTTGCCATTATCGGCGCAGGCCCTGCCGGCCTTGGGTGTGCCGACGTGCTGGTGCGTGGCGGCGTGACCCCGGTGGTGTTCGACAAGAACCCGGAAATCGGTGGCCTGCTGACCTTCGGCATCCCCGAGTTCAAACTGGAAAAGACCGTGCTGAGCAATCGCCGCGAAGTCTTCACCGGCATGGGCATCGAGTTCCGCCTGAACACCGAAGTGGGCAAGGACGTGACCGTCGAGCAACTGCTCGAAGAATACGATGCCGTGTTCATGGGCATGGGCACCTACACCTACATGAAGGGCGGCTTTGCCGGCGAGGACTTGCCGGGCGTGCATGATGCGCTGGACTTCCTGATCGCCAACGTCAATCGCAACCTGGGCTTTGAGAAGTCGCCGGAAGATTTCGTCGACATGAAGGGCAAGAAGGTCGTGGTGCTGGGTGGCGGCGACACGGCGATGGACTGCAACCGGACCTCGATTCGCCAGGGTGCCAAGTCGGTGACCTGTGCCTATCGTCGCGACGAAGCGAACATGCCGGGCTCGCGCAAAGAGGTGAAGAACGCGAAGGAAGAGGGCGTGAAATTCCTCTACAACCGTCAGCCTATCGCGATCGTTGGCGAAGACCGCGTCGAGGGCGTGAAGGTGGTCGAGACCCGTCTCGGCGAACCCGATGCCCGCGGCCGTCGCAGCCCCGAGCCGATCCCGGGCTCCGAAGAGATCATCCCGGCGGACGCCGTGGTCATCGCGTTCGGTTTCCGCCCGAGCCCGGCGCCGTGGTTCGAACAGTTCAGCATCCAGACCGATAGCCAGGGCCGCGTCGTGGCACCGGAGCAAGGTCAGTACAAGCACCAGACCAGCAACCCGAAAATCTTCGCCGGTGGCGATATGGTGCGCGGGTCCGACCTGGTGGTGACGGCGATCTTCGAAGGGCGTAATGCCGCTGAAGGGATCCTGGATTACCTCGGTGTTTAA